One window from the genome of Pseudomonas frederiksbergensis encodes:
- the ppc gene encoding phosphoenolpyruvate carboxylase, whose product MTDIDARLREDVHLLGELLGNTIRDQYGDTFLDKIEQIRKGAKADRRGSMDAELSASLNQLSEEELLPVARAFNQFLNLANIAEQYQLIHRREESKPAPFEARVLPELLARLRAEGHSAESLARQLGRLDIELVLTAHPTEVARRTLIQKYDAIAAQLAAQDHRDLTSAERSQIHQRLQRLIAEAWHTEEIRRTRPTPVDEAKWGFAVIEHSLWHAIPNYLRKADQALHAATGLRLPLEAAPIRFASWMGGDRDGNPNVTAAVTREVLLLARWMAADLYLRDVDHLAADLSMQNASAALRAQAGDSAEPYRAVLKQLRERLRATRNWAQASLKASTPASAEVLQNNRELLDPLELCYQSLHECGMGVIADGPLLDCLRRAVTFGLFLVRLDVRQDSTRHTMAMTEITDYLGLGRYEDWNEEQRIGFLLDELNNRRPLLPPHFKPSADTAEVLATCREVAAAPAASLGSYVISMAGAASDVLAVQLLLKEAGVLRPMRVVPLFETLADLDNAGPVMERLLSLPGYRSRLQGPQEVMIGYSDSAKDAGTTAAAWAQYRAQERLVDICREQQVELLLFHGRGGTVGRGGGPAHAAILSQPPGSVAGRFRTTEQGEMIRFKFGLPDIAEQNLNLYLAAVLEATLLPPPPPTPEWRHLMDELAADGVRAYRAVVRENPQFVEYFRQSTPEQELGRLPLGSRPAKRRAGGIESLRAIPWIFGWTQTRLMLPAWLGWETALGKALERGEGELLGQMREQWPFFRTRIDMLEMVLAKADADIALSYDERLVEPALLPLGEHLRDLLSQACSVVLGLTGQSQLLAHSPDTLEFIRLRNTYLDPLHLLQAELLARSRQQDVAQGSPVEQALLVSVAGIAAGLRNTG is encoded by the coding sequence ATGACCGATATCGATGCCCGCTTGCGCGAGGACGTCCACCTGCTCGGCGAACTGCTGGGCAACACCATTCGCGACCAGTACGGGGACACCTTTCTCGACAAGATCGAACAGATCCGCAAGGGCGCCAAGGCGGACCGACGTGGTTCCATGGACGCCGAACTGAGCGCCAGCCTCAATCAGTTGAGCGAGGAGGAACTGCTGCCGGTGGCGCGGGCGTTCAACCAGTTCTTGAACCTGGCCAACATCGCCGAGCAATACCAGTTGATTCATCGGCGCGAAGAATCCAAGCCCGCGCCCTTCGAAGCAAGGGTGCTGCCCGAGCTGCTGGCACGCTTGCGCGCCGAAGGCCACAGCGCCGAATCGCTGGCCCGCCAATTGGGGCGGCTGGATATCGAATTGGTCCTCACGGCCCACCCCACCGAAGTGGCCCGGCGCACACTGATCCAGAAATACGATGCCATCGCCGCGCAGTTGGCGGCCCAGGATCACCGCGACCTCACCAGTGCCGAGCGTTCTCAGATCCACCAGCGCTTGCAGAGATTGATCGCCGAAGCCTGGCACACCGAAGAAATTCGCCGCACCCGGCCAACGCCCGTGGACGAGGCCAAGTGGGGCTTTGCGGTGATCGAGCATTCGCTGTGGCACGCCATCCCCAATTACCTGCGCAAGGCCGACCAGGCCCTGCATGCCGCCACCGGGCTGCGCCTGCCGCTGGAGGCCGCGCCGATCCGCTTTGCCTCGTGGATGGGCGGCGACCGCGACGGCAATCCGAACGTCACTGCCGCGGTCACCCGTGAGGTGCTGTTGCTGGCCCGTTGGATGGCGGCGGACCTCTATCTTCGCGACGTCGATCACCTGGCCGCCGACCTGTCCATGCAGAACGCCAGCGCGGCCTTGCGCGCCCAGGCCGGCGACAGCGCCGAACCCTATCGCGCGGTGCTCAAGCAATTGCGTGAGCGCCTGCGGGCCACCCGCAACTGGGCCCAGGCCTCCCTGAAAGCCAGCACGCCGGCTTCTGCCGAGGTGTTGCAGAACAACCGTGAACTGCTTGATCCATTGGAGCTGTGCTACCAGTCCTTGCACGAATGCGGCATGGGTGTGATTGCCGACGGGCCGCTGCTCGATTGCCTGCGCCGCGCGGTGACGTTCGGTCTGTTCCTCGTGCGTCTAGATGTGCGCCAGGATTCGACGCGCCACACCATGGCAATGACCGAAATCACCGATTACCTCGGGCTGGGCCGCTACGAAGACTGGAACGAAGAGCAGCGCATCGGTTTCCTGCTGGATGAGCTGAATAACCGCCGTCCCTTGTTGCCGCCACATTTCAAGCCGTCGGCCGATACCGCCGAAGTCCTGGCGACGTGCCGGGAAGTTGCAGCGGCACCGGCGGCGTCCCTGGGCTCCTACGTGATTTCCATGGCCGGCGCGGCTTCCGATGTGCTGGCGGTGCAGCTGCTGCTCAAGGAGGCTGGCGTGCTGCGGCCGATGCGGGTGGTGCCGCTGTTCGAAACCCTTGCCGACCTGGACAACGCCGGGCCGGTGATGGAGCGCCTGTTGTCGCTGCCGGGCTATCGCTCGCGCCTGCAAGGGCCTCAGGAAGTGATGATCGGGTATTCCGACTCGGCCAAGGACGCGGGGACCACGGCGGCGGCCTGGGCGCAATATCGGGCCCAGGAACGACTGGTGGACATCTGCCGCGAGCAGCAAGTCGAACTGCTGCTGTTCCATGGTCGCGGTGGCACGGTGGGCCGTGGCGGCGGCCCGGCCCACGCGGCGATCTTGTCGCAGCCGCCGGGTTCGGTAGCGGGACGGTTCCGCACCACTGAACAAGGCGAAATGATTCGTTTCAAATTTGGTCTGCCGGACATCGCCGAACAGAACCTCAATCTTTACCTCGCTGCGGTGCTGGAGGCGACCCTGTTGCCACCGCCGCCGCCTACGCCAGAATGGCGGCACCTGATGGACGAACTCGCTGCCGACGGTGTCCGTGCCTACCGCGCCGTGGTTCGGGAAAATCCCCAATTCGTCGAGTATTTCCGCCAGTCCACGCCGGAGCAGGAGTTGGGCCGGCTGCCCCTGGGCAGTCGGCCGGCCAAGCGCCGTGCCGGGGGAATCGAGAGCTTGCGGGCGATTCCATGGATCTTCGGCTGGACCCAGACTCGCCTGATGCTGCCTGCCTGGCTGGGTTGGGAAACCGCCCTGGGCAAGGCGCTGGAGCGCGGCGAGGGTGAGTTGCTGGGGCAGATGCGCGAGCAATGGCCATTCTTCCGCACCCGCATCGATATGCTGGAGATGGTGCTGGCCAAGGCCGACGCCGACATCGCGTTGTCCTACGATGAGCGTCTGGTTGAACCTGCGTTGCTGCCGTTGGGTGAGCATTTACGCGACCTATTGTCGCAGGCTTGCTCGGTGGTCCTGGGGTTGACTGGCCAGTCGCAACTACTGGCACATAGCCCAGATACCTTGGAATTCATTCGCCTGCGCAACACTTACCTGGACCCGCTGCACCTGTTGCAGGCCGAACTGCTGGCACGTTCGCGGCAGCAGGATGTTGCCCAGGGCAGCCCCGTGGAACAGGCGTTGCTGGTGTCTGTAGCCGGGATCGCCGCCGGTTTGCGCAACACCGGCTGA
- the lysS gene encoding lysine--tRNA ligase, with amino-acid sequence MSDLELDPQALQQEENSLIALRKEKLAAERAKGQAFPNDFRRDAYCDALQKKYADKTKEELAEAAIPVKVAGRIMLDRGSFMVIQDMTGRIQVYVNRKTLPEETLAAVKTWDLGDIIAAEGTLARSGKGDLYVEMTNVRLLTKSLRPLPDKHHGLTDTEQRYRQRYVDLIVNEDVRQTFRVRSQVIAHIRSFLMKRDFLEVETPMLQTIPGGAAAKPFETHHNALDMEMFLRIAPELYLKRLVVGGFEKVFEINRNFRNEGVSTRHNPEFTMLEFYQAYADYEDNMDLTEELFRELAQLVLGTTDVPYGDKVFHFGEPFVRLSVFDSILKYNPELTADDLNDIDKARAIAKKAGAKVLGFEGLGKLQVMIFEELVEHKLEQPHFITQYPFEVSPLARRNDENPSVTDRFELFIGGREIANAYSELNDAEDQAERFMAQVADKDAGDDEAMHYDADFVRALEYGMPPTAGEGIGIDRLVMLLTNSPSIRDVILFPHMRPQA; translated from the coding sequence ATGAGCGACCTAGAACTCGACCCGCAAGCCCTGCAACAGGAAGAAAACTCCCTGATCGCCCTGCGCAAGGAAAAGCTTGCTGCCGAGCGCGCCAAGGGCCAGGCCTTCCCCAACGACTTCCGCCGCGACGCGTATTGCGACGCCTTGCAGAAGAAGTACGCGGACAAGACCAAGGAAGAGCTGGCCGAGGCGGCGATTCCGGTCAAGGTTGCCGGTCGCATCATGCTCGATCGTGGTTCGTTCATGGTGATCCAGGACATGACCGGTCGCATCCAGGTCTACGTCAACCGCAAGACCCTGCCGGAAGAAACCCTGGCCGCCGTCAAGACCTGGGACCTGGGCGACATCATCGCCGCCGAAGGCACCCTGGCCCGCTCCGGCAAGGGCGACCTGTACGTCGAAATGACCAACGTGCGCCTGCTGACAAAGTCCCTGCGCCCGCTGCCGGACAAGCACCACGGCCTGACCGACACCGAGCAGCGCTACCGTCAGCGCTACGTCGACCTGATCGTCAACGAAGACGTGCGCCAGACCTTCCGCGTGCGCTCGCAGGTCATTGCCCACATCCGCAGCTTCCTGATGAAGCGTGACTTCCTGGAAGTCGAGACGCCGATGCTGCAGACCATCCCTGGCGGTGCGGCGGCCAAGCCGTTCGAAACCCACCACAACGCCCTGGACATGGAAATGTTCCTGCGCATCGCGCCGGAGCTGTACCTCAAGCGCTTGGTCGTGGGTGGCTTCGAAAAAGTCTTCGAGATCAACCGCAACTTCCGTAACGAAGGCGTTTCGACCCGGCACAACCCCGAGTTCACCATGCTCGAGTTCTACCAGGCCTATGCCGACTACGAAGACAACATGGACCTGACCGAAGAGCTCTTCCGCGAGCTGGCGCAGCTTGTTCTCGGGACGACCGACGTGCCCTACGGCGACAAGGTGTTCCACTTCGGCGAGCCGTTCGTGCGCCTGTCGGTGTTCGACTCGATCCTCAAGTACAACCCTGAACTGACTGCCGATGACCTGAACGACATCGACAAGGCCCGCGCCATCGCCAAGAAGGCCGGCGCCAAGGTGCTGGGCTTCGAGGGCCTGGGCAAGTTGCAAGTGATGATTTTCGAGGAACTGGTCGAGCACAAGCTGGAGCAGCCGCACTTCATCACCCAGTACCCGTTCGAAGTGTCGCCGCTGGCCCGTCGCAACGACGAAAACCCAAGCGTGACCGATCGCTTCGAGCTGTTCATCGGTGGTCGTGAAATCGCCAACGCCTATTCCGAGCTCAATGACGCGGAAGACCAGGCCGAGCGCTTCATGGCCCAAGTGGCCGACAAGGACGCAGGCGACGATGAAGCCATGCACTACGACGCCGATTTCGTGCGCGCCCTCGAGTACGGCATGCCGCCCACAGCCGGCGAAGGCATCGGCATCGATCGCCTGGTGATGTTGTTGACCAACTCACCGTCGATCCGCGATGTCATCCTTTTCCCGCACATGCGGCCCCAAGCGTAA
- the tsaB gene encoding tRNA (adenosine(37)-N6)-threonylcarbamoyltransferase complex dimerization subunit type 1 TsaB translates to MSTLLALDTATEACSVALLHDGKVTSHYEVIPRLHAQKLLPMIQQLLADAGITLQAVDAIAFGRGPGAFTGVRIAIGVVQGLAFALERPVLPVSNLAVLAQRALREHGAHQVAAAIDARMDEVYWGCYRETDGEMRLVGAEAVLPPESAALPVEASGEWFGAGTGWGYGERIGARVAGEDASMLPHAEDLLALARFAWERGEAIPADEAQPVYLRDKVATPKSER, encoded by the coding sequence ATGAGCACCTTGCTGGCCCTGGACACCGCGACCGAAGCTTGCTCCGTTGCCTTGCTGCATGACGGCAAGGTCACGAGCCATTACGAGGTGATCCCGCGTTTGCATGCGCAAAAATTACTGCCGATGATCCAGCAACTGCTTGCCGATGCTGGCATCACCTTGCAGGCAGTGGATGCAATCGCCTTCGGTCGCGGGCCTGGCGCGTTCACCGGCGTGCGTATTGCCATCGGTGTCGTGCAAGGGTTGGCCTTTGCCCTGGAACGCCCGGTATTGCCGGTGTCGAACCTGGCGGTGCTGGCCCAGCGTGCCTTGCGCGAACACGGTGCGCATCAGGTGGCGGCCGCGATCGATGCACGCATGGACGAGGTTTACTGGGGCTGCTATCGCGAAACCGACGGCGAGATGCGCCTGGTCGGTGCTGAAGCGGTATTGCCGCCCGAATCGGCGGCGTTGCCGGTTGAGGCGAGTGGCGAGTGGTTCGGCGCCGGTACGGGCTGGGGTTATGGTGAGCGGATCGGTGCCCGCGTTGCCGGCGAGGACGCCTCCATGTTGCCTCATGCCGAAGACTTGCTGGCGCTCGCACGCTTCGCCTGGGAACGCGGCGAGGCCATCCCGGCCGATGAGGCGCAGCCGGTTTACCTGCGGGACAAGGTCGCAACGCCCAAATCCGAGCGCTAA
- the adk gene encoding adenylate kinase — translation MRVILLGAPGAGKGTQAKFITEKFGIPQISTGDMLRAAVKAGTPLGVQAKSIMDAGGLVSDDLIIALVKDRIAQADCANGFLFDGFPRTIPQAEALVSAGVELDHVVEIAVDDEEIVQRIAGRRVHEASGRVYHTVYNPPKVAGKDDLTGEELVQRKDDTEETVRHRLSVYHSQTKPLVDFYQKLSEKTGGKPKYSHIPGVGSVDAITGKVLEALS, via the coding sequence ATGCGCGTCATTCTGCTGGGAGCTCCCGGGGCCGGTAAAGGTACTCAGGCAAAGTTCATCACCGAGAAATTCGGTATCCCGCAAATCTCCACCGGCGACATGCTGCGTGCCGCGGTCAAGGCTGGCACCCCATTGGGCGTTCAAGCCAAGAGCATCATGGATGCCGGCGGCCTGGTGTCGGATGACCTGATCATCGCCCTGGTCAAGGATCGTATCGCTCAAGCTGACTGCGCCAACGGTTTCCTGTTCGACGGTTTCCCGCGCACCATTCCCCAGGCGGAAGCCTTGGTGAGCGCCGGTGTCGAGCTCGATCATGTTGTCGAGATCGCCGTCGATGACGAAGAAATTGTCCAGCGCATTGCCGGCCGTCGCGTCCATGAAGCGTCGGGCCGTGTTTATCACACTGTCTACAACCCGCCAAAAGTTGCCGGCAAGGACGACCTGACTGGCGAAGAGCTGGTGCAGCGCAAGGACGATACCGAAGAAACCGTGCGTCATCGCCTGTCGGTCTACCATTCCCAGACCAAGCCGCTGGTGGACTTTTACCAGAAGCTGTCCGAGAAAACCGGCGGCAAGCCGAAGTACAGCCACATCCCGGGCGTTGGCTCGGTCGATGCGATTACCGGCAAGGTGCTTGAAGCGCTGAGCTGA
- a CDS encoding alpha/beta hydrolase, whose protein sequence is MRTLGIICLLLALTGCSSVLFYPERGLPFTPERARLEYRDVTLTTADGLKLRGWWLPVKPGVEVKGTVLHLHGNGGNLAWHLGGSWWLPEQGYQVLMVDYRGYGVSEGEPSLPAIYQDIDAAFNWLDQAPEVRGKPLVLLGQSLGGALAVHYLVDHPQRQRQLKALVLDGVPASYRDVGRFALGTSWLTWAFQVPLSWLVPDGDSAIGSIAQLTGVPKLIYHSLDDPIVPLSNGIRLYQAAPPPRVLQLTRGGHVQTFADPTWRTVMLRYLDDPLHFDGLRRLGEVPNYPQSSAESSENPQ, encoded by the coding sequence ATGCGAACCCTCGGCATCATCTGCCTGCTGCTGGCCCTGACCGGCTGCAGCTCCGTGCTGTTCTACCCCGAACGCGGCCTGCCCTTTACGCCGGAGCGTGCCAGGCTCGAATACCGCGACGTCACCCTGACCACCGCTGACGGCTTGAAACTGCGGGGCTGGTGGCTGCCGGTGAAGCCGGGCGTGGAGGTCAAAGGCACGGTGCTGCATCTGCACGGCAACGGCGGCAACCTGGCCTGGCACCTCGGCGGGAGCTGGTGGTTGCCGGAGCAGGGCTATCAAGTCTTGATGGTCGATTATCGCGGCTATGGCGTTTCCGAAGGCGAGCCGAGCCTGCCGGCGATTTACCAGGACATCGACGCCGCGTTCAACTGGCTCGACCAGGCGCCCGAAGTCCGGGGCAAGCCGTTGGTGCTGCTCGGTCAGAGCCTGGGTGGCGCGCTGGCGGTGCATTACCTGGTCGATCACCCGCAGCGCCAACGGCAGCTCAAGGCACTGGTGCTCGACGGCGTGCCCGCCAGTTATCGCGATGTAGGGCGTTTTGCCTTGGGCACGTCATGGCTGACCTGGGCGTTCCAGGTACCGCTGTCGTGGCTGGTGCCGGACGGCGACAGCGCCATCGGCTCGATCGCACAATTGACTGGCGTGCCGAAACTGATCTACCACAGCCTCGACGACCCGATCGTGCCCCTTTCCAATGGCATCCGCTTGTATCAAGCTGCGCCGCCGCCCCGCGTGTTGCAACTGACCCGCGGCGGGCACGTGCAGACCTTCGCCGACCCGACCTGGCGAACCGTGATGCTGCGCTACCTCGACGACCCCCTGCACTTCGACGGCCTTCGCCGCCTGGGCGAGGTGCCGAATTATCCACAATCATCCGCTGAATCTTCAGAGAACCCGCAATGA
- the prfB gene encoding peptide chain release factor 2 (programmed frameshift), which translates to MEINPILNTIKDLSERSETIRGYLDYDQKHERLTEVNRELEDPNVWNNPSYAQELGRERSALAQIVETLDELSSGLADCRDLLDMAVEENDEGAVGDVVAELTRLDENLAKLEFRRMFSGEMDMNNAYLDIQAGSGGTEAQDWANILLRMYLRWADKRGFDATIMELSAGEVAGIKGATVHIKGEYAFGWLRTEIGVHRLVRKSPFDSGNRRHTSFSAVFVSPEIDDNIEIEINPADLRIDTYRSSGAGGQHVNTTDSAVRITHVPTNTVVSCQNERSQHANKDTAMKMLRARLYEQEVQKRNAASQALEDTKSDIGWGHQIRSYVLDASRIKDLRTSIERSDCDKVLDGDIDEYLIASLKQGL; encoded by the exons ATGGAAATCAACCCGATCCTGAACACCATCAAGGACCTGTCCGAGCGCTCCGAAACTATTCGGGGGTATCTT GACTACGATCAAAAGCATGAGCGCCTGACCGAAGTCAATCGCGAGCTTGAAGATCCGAATGTCTGGAACAACCCTTCGTACGCCCAGGAACTGGGCCGCGAGCGTTCTGCGCTGGCGCAGATCGTCGAGACCCTGGATGAATTGTCCAGCGGCCTGGCCGATTGCCGCGACCTGCTGGACATGGCCGTCGAAGAAAACGACGAAGGCGCGGTCGGCGATGTCGTCGCCGAGCTGACCCGCCTGGACGAGAATCTCGCCAAGCTGGAATTCCGCCGCATGTTCAGCGGCGAGATGGACATGAACAACGCCTACCTGGACATCCAGGCCGGCTCCGGTGGCACCGAAGCCCAGGACTGGGCCAACATCCTGCTGCGCATGTACCTGCGCTGGGCCGATAAACGCGGTTTCGACGCCACCATCATGGAGCTGTCGGCCGGTGAAGTCGCCGGGATCAAGGGCGCCACCGTGCACATCAAGGGCGAATACGCCTTTGGCTGGCTGCGGACCGAGATCGGCGTGCACCGCCTGGTGCGCAAGAGCCCGTTCGACTCCGGCAACCGTCGCCACACCTCATTCTCGGCGGTATTCGTCTCGCCGGAAATCGATGACAACATCGAAATCGAGATCAACCCGGCCGACCTGCGCATCGACACCTACCGCTCCTCCGGTGCCGGTGGCCAGCACGTTAACACCACCGACTCGGCCGTGCGGATCACCCACGTACCGACCAACACCGTGGTCAGTTGCCAGAACGAACGCTCCCAGCACGCCAACAAAGACACCGCGATGAAGATGCTGCGGGCCCGCTTGTACGAGCAGGAAGTGCAGAAGCGCAACGCCGCCTCCCAGGCCCTGGAAGACACCAAGTCCGACATCGGCTGGGGGCACCAGATCCGTTCGTACGTGCTCGACGCCTCGCGGATCAAGGACCTGCGGACCAGCATCGAACGCAGCGACTGCGACAAAGTGCTCGATGGCGACATCGATGAATACCTGATCGCCAGCCTCAAGCAAGGGCTGTAA
- a CDS encoding OmpA family protein has protein sequence MTHKHFMMPALLAACVALAACSHDPNANLEQARTNYNGLQADPAATKVAALETKDAADFLAKADKAYLDNEDEAKVDQLAYLTNQRVEVAKQTIALRNAEAELKNAGDERARALLEARNAQIKQLQDSLNAKQTERGTLVTFGDVLFATNKSDLRASGMTNVSKLAQFLQENPDRKVIIEGYTDSTGSDSYNQSLSERRASSVRTALVKMGVDPARIVTQGYGKEFPVADNTSVSGRAMNRRVEVTISNDNQPVAPRSTMSAN, from the coding sequence ATGACGCACAAACATTTCATGATGCCCGCCCTGCTTGCCGCCTGCGTAGCCCTGGCCGCTTGCTCCCATGATCCGAACGCCAACCTGGAACAGGCCCGCACCAACTACAACGGTTTGCAGGCCGATCCAGCCGCCACCAAGGTCGCGGCCCTGGAAACCAAGGACGCCGCCGATTTCCTGGCCAAGGCCGACAAGGCCTACCTGGATAACGAGGACGAAGCCAAGGTTGACCAACTGGCTTACCTGACCAACCAGCGCGTTGAAGTGGCCAAGCAGACCATTGCCCTGCGCAACGCCGAAGCCGAGCTGAAAAACGCCGGTGACGAACGCGCCCGTGCCCTGCTCGAAGCGCGCAACGCTCAGATCAAGCAGTTGCAGGACAGCCTCAACGCCAAGCAGACCGAGCGCGGTACGCTGGTGACTTTCGGCGACGTGCTGTTTGCCACCAACAAGTCCGACCTGCGTGCCAGTGGCATGACCAACGTGAGCAAGCTTGCGCAGTTCCTCCAGGAAAACCCTGACCGCAAGGTGATCATCGAAGGCTATACCGACAGCACCGGTTCGGATTCCTACAATCAGTCGCTGTCCGAGCGCCGCGCCAGCTCCGTGCGCACCGCCCTGGTGAAAATGGGCGTCGATCCGGCCCGCATCGTGACCCAGGGTTACGGCAAGGAATTCCCGGTCGCCGACAACACCAGCGTCTCGGGCCGCGCCATGAACCGTCGGGTGGAAGTCACCATCTCCAACGACAACCAGCCCGTCGCCCCGCGCTCGACCATGAGCGCCAATTGA
- a CDS encoding DUF4398 domain-containing protein, producing the protein MELKPMNTCTAKPSSTGLRGLKLAALAIGSSFILAGCAGNPPSEQYAVTQSAVNSAVSAGGTEFAAVEMKSAQDKLKQAEIAMHDENYEEAKRLAEQAEWDARVAERKAQAAKAEQALKDSQKGVQELRQEGMNKVQ; encoded by the coding sequence ATGGAGTTGAAGCCTATGAATACCTGCACTGCCAAACCCTCATCCACCGGCCTGCGCGGCCTGAAGTTGGCTGCCCTGGCGATCGGTAGCAGCTTCATCCTGGCCGGTTGTGCCGGCAATCCACCTTCGGAGCAATACGCGGTCACGCAATCGGCGGTCAACAGCGCGGTCAGCGCCGGCGGCACCGAGTTTGCCGCGGTGGAAATGAAATCGGCCCAGGACAAACTCAAGCAAGCCGAAATCGCCATGCACGACGAGAATTATGAAGAGGCCAAGCGTCTGGCCGAACAGGCTGAATGGGATGCCCGCGTCGCCGAGCGCAAGGCCCAGGCCGCCAAGGCCGAACAGGCCCTCAAGGACTCCCAGAAAGGGGTTCAGGAACTGCGTCAGGAAGGCATGAACAAGGTCCAGTGA
- a CDS encoding flavohemoglobin expression-modulating QEGLA motif protein has translation MDDYQQTIRTLSDRIVLAQTPIRILDAVKWDENIRKGFLKAKGKEMPAVDRDYYLNRPLSFDSSKVKLEFQNIERDITRQLGQFNPVGQIMRRMCKEYRMVVRMLEARGTEDFGLISQELYGAASDAFHAGDPTLADLGLMLSDYLNNIDGRGDLKDEPKVLSAKEAVSLLQHRLNRVFGEAEETIRVFESDGIVADAAAGADYIKIRTDAMFNERDVRALEVHEGLVHVGTTLNGLNQPICTFLSKGPPSSTVTQEGLAILMEIITFASYPSRLRKLTNRTRAIHMVEEGADFLQVYDFFREQGFEMAESYGNASRVFRGSVPTGLPFTKDLSYLKGFIMVYNYIQLAVRKGKLEQVPLLFCGKTTLEDMRTLRQLVDEGLVVPPKYLPEQFRDMNALSAWMCFSNFLNHLSLDRIEADYSNIL, from the coding sequence GTGGACGATTACCAGCAGACGATACGCACCTTGTCCGATCGCATTGTGCTGGCGCAGACGCCGATTCGCATTCTCGACGCGGTGAAGTGGGATGAGAACATCCGTAAGGGTTTTCTCAAGGCCAAGGGCAAGGAAATGCCGGCGGTCGACCGCGATTATTACCTCAACCGACCGCTGTCGTTCGACTCCAGCAAGGTAAAGCTTGAATTCCAGAACATCGAGCGCGACATCACCCGCCAACTGGGGCAATTCAACCCGGTTGGCCAGATCATGCGCCGCATGTGCAAGGAATACCGCATGGTGGTGCGCATGCTCGAAGCGCGTGGCACCGAGGATTTCGGGCTGATCTCCCAAGAGCTGTATGGCGCCGCATCCGACGCCTTCCACGCCGGCGACCCGACCCTGGCCGACCTGGGCCTGATGCTGTCCGATTACCTGAACAATATCGATGGCCGCGGGGACCTCAAGGACGAGCCCAAGGTCCTCAGCGCCAAGGAAGCTGTCAGCCTGCTGCAACACCGCCTCAACCGGGTGTTCGGCGAGGCCGAGGAAACCATCCGGGTGTTCGAGTCCGACGGCATCGTGGCCGACGCGGCGGCGGGCGCCGACTACATCAAGATCCGTACCGACGCGATGTTCAACGAGCGCGACGTGCGGGCGCTGGAGGTCCACGAAGGGCTGGTGCACGTCGGCACCACGCTCAACGGCCTGAACCAGCCGATCTGCACTTTCCTGTCCAAGGGCCCGCCCTCCTCGACGGTGACCCAGGAAGGCCTGGCGATCCTCATGGAAATCATCACCTTTGCCTCCTACCCGAGTCGCCTGCGCAAGCTCACCAACCGAACCCGGGCGATTCATATGGTGGAAGAGGGCGCCGATTTCCTCCAGGTCTACGATTTCTTCCGTGAGCAGGGCTTTGAAATGGCCGAAAGCTACGGCAACGCCAGCCGGGTTTTCCGTGGCTCGGTGCCCACCGGGCTGCCATTCACCAAAGACTTGTCCTATCTCAAGGGCTTCATCATGGTTTACAACTACATTCAGCTGGCCGTGCGCAAGGGCAAGCTGGAACAGGTGCCGCTGTTGTTCTGCGGCAAGACCACCCTGGAGGACATGCGCACATTGCGCCAGTTGGTGGATGAAGGCCTGGTCGTGCCACCCAAATACCTGCCCGAGCAATTTCGCGACATGAACGCGTTGTCGGCCTGGATGTGTTTCTCCAACTTCCTGAACCACCTGAGCCTGGATCGGATCGAAGCGGATTATTCGAATATTCTTTGA
- a CDS encoding TetR/AcrR family transcriptional regulator — protein MNRAMAPEGAAGVATAVAESVQYQGRKASRQGSEQRRQDILDAAMRIVVRDGVRAVRHRAVAAEAGVPLSATTYYFKDIDDLLTDTFAQYVERSAAFMAKLWTNNEGLLREMVAYGDGSAESRSQLADDIARMTADYVQHQLHSRRDYLMAEQAFRQEALLNPRLAELVRSHQQILLHGTCQFFQVLGSREPQQDAKVLTAIIGRMEYQGLLNGAEPVAEEDMLGILTRYMHLVLASV, from the coding sequence GTGAATCGTGCAATGGCTCCAGAAGGTGCAGCAGGCGTCGCCACTGCTGTCGCTGAAAGTGTTCAGTACCAAGGCCGCAAGGCCAGCCGACAGGGCAGTGAACAGCGCCGCCAGGACATTCTCGACGCGGCCATGCGCATTGTCGTGCGCGATGGCGTGCGGGCCGTGCGACACCGCGCGGTAGCCGCCGAAGCGGGCGTGCCGCTGTCTGCCACCACTTACTACTTCAAGGATATCGATGACCTGCTCACCGATACTTTCGCCCAGTACGTGGAGCGCAGCGCGGCGTTCATGGCCAAGCTGTGGACCAACAACGAAGGGCTGCTACGCGAGATGGTCGCCTATGGGGACGGCAGCGCCGAGTCACGCTCGCAACTGGCCGACGACATTGCGCGGATGACAGCCGACTACGTTCAGCATCAATTGCACAGTCGTCGCGACTACTTGATGGCCGAACAGGCTTTCCGCCAGGAAGCGCTGCTCAACCCGCGCCTGGCGGAGTTGGTACGCTCCCACCAGCAAATCCTGTTGCACGGCACGTGTCAGTTTTTCCAGGTCCTGGGCTCGCGCGAGCCGCAACAGGATGCCAAAGTGTTGACGGCGATTATCGGACGGATGGAATATCAGGGCTTGCTCAATGGCGCCGAGCCGGTAGCCGAAGAGGACATGCTCGGCATCCTGACCCGTTATATGCACTTGGTACTGGCGTCGGTGTAA